The DNA sequence GTCGACGGGTTCAATCCGGGCAACGAGGTCGCCGACGCCTACCGTCACGATCCGGCGATGCGCCACCGCGTCGGGCTGTCGTACGCGGCGAGCCTGGCGCAACTGGGCAACGTGCCCTGGCAGGGCAGCGAACTCGCCGCCATCAAGCGGCCGGGGTCGTTTCTGGCCCGCCAGGTTCCGCAGTTCCTACGGCTGCTCGACAGTTACCGACACGACCGTTACGCGCCGGAGTCGCTGTCGGGCGTCACCGAACTCGCCGAGTGGCTGGAGAACAACCGTCCCCCGGACGGTGAGCCGGGGATCATGCACGGCGACGCCCACCTGAACAACGTGCTGTTGCGCCGGGACACCCCCGAGCTGGCCGCGTTCATCGACTGGGAGATGTGCACGGTCGGCGATCCACTGCTCGATCTCGGCTGGATGCTGATCTGCTGGCCGCACGACCCGAATCCGATCGACGCCGGACGGGAGCTGGCGGCCCTCGGCGGGCTGGCCGGCAGGCGCGAACTGCTCGACGCCTATCTGGGCGCGGGTGGACGGCAGACCTCGGCGCTGCCCTGGTATCTGGCGATGGCCTGCTTCAAACTCGCCATCGTCATCGAGGGCACATGGTCACGCTTCCTCGCCGGCCGGGCGACCCGCGACGCCGGGGAACGGCTGCACAGCTCCGCGACCAACCTGATCGACCTCGGTATGGGCGTCGCCAAGGGGGACGACCCCTTCATGTGACGCTCACCCGTAGGCGTCGACGCCGAGTCGCACCGCCAGCGCGAGGCCCGCCAGCCCGATGAGGACGCGCAGCGGCCCCGCCGGCGCGTGGCGGACCACCACCGGGCCCAGCCGCGACCCGAGCAGGCACCCGGCGCCCAGCGGGACGACCGCCAACCAGTGGACGGGCGCCGCCATCGCGAACACCACCGCAGCGGCGGAGTTGGCCACCCCGAGGACCACGTTCTTACCGGCATTGGCGTG is a window from the Mycolicibacterium litorale genome containing:
- a CDS encoding phosphotransferase family protein, translating into MPDAAQLPTLTESDVAALVRWVRREGLGATVTDVAPLSGGTQNVVVRVHVDGRPMVLRRPPVHPRPTSDKTMQREIAVLRTLAGSPVPHPGFIAGCEDLDVLGVVFYLMEEVDGFNPGNEVADAYRHDPAMRHRVGLSYAASLAQLGNVPWQGSELAAIKRPGSFLARQVPQFLRLLDSYRHDRYAPESLSGVTELAEWLENNRPPDGEPGIMHGDAHLNNVLLRRDTPELAAFIDWEMCTVGDPLLDLGWMLICWPHDPNPIDAGRELAALGGLAGRRELLDAYLGAGGRQTSALPWYLAMACFKLAIVIEGTWSRFLAGRATRDAGERLHSSATNLIDLGMGVAKGDDPFM